A window of Pseudophryne corroboree isolate aPseCor3 chromosome 3 unlocalized genomic scaffold, aPseCor3.hap2 SUPER_3_unloc_28, whole genome shotgun sequence genomic DNA:
ggacttgtTAGTATATTCGACACAGATGCTccccaacagtgccgtaactagacattttagtgctgtgtgcaagaaacggcatcggcgccccaccCCTTAATGCAAACCaacggcagtgcgcgtcgtaggcgtgcgcaaaaaatataggggctgggcttcatgggaaaggggtgtggccacaaaataccacCAATTCATacagtggtctccattattcaaattacgctacacagtagtgccccttcttcacattacggcagacaaattcccctttttacacaatacggcagacagcatccccctttttttttacacattacggcagacagcgtcccctttttagcacattacggcagacagcgttccctttttacatattacagcagacagcgtgccctttttacacattacagcagtcagcgtgccctttttacacattacggcagacagcgtcctttttttttaaacattacggcagacagcgtcccattttttacacattacggcagacagcgtcctcttttttacacattacggcagacagcatcctcttttttacacattacggcagacagcgtccccctcttttacacattgcggcagacagtgtcccctttttcacattacagcagacagcgcccccttttttacacagtacggcagacagcgtcctcctttttacacattgcggcagccagtccccctttttacacattacggcagacagcgtccacctttttacacattatggcagacatcgcccatttttacacattgcggcagccagttcccctgtttacacattacggcagacagcgtcccccttttttacacattacagcagacagtgccctctttttacacattatggcagacagcgtcctttttttacacattacggcagacagagtccccttttttttaaaaacattacggcagacagcgtcccctttttacacattactgcagacagtgtcccccttttttacacattgcagcagccagtccccttttttacacattacggcagacagcgtccccttttttacacattacagcagacagcgtcccctttttacacagtacggcagacagcgtccccattttttacatagtacggcagacagcgttctcctttttacgcattgcggcagccagtccccctttttacatattatggcagacagcgtcccccttttttacacattatggcagacagtgtcccctttttacacattacggcagacagcgtcccttttttacacattgcggcagccagtccacctttttacacattacggcagactgtgtccccctttttacacattacggcagacagcatcccccattttacacattacggcagacagcatcccccttgttacacattgcggcagccagtccccctttttacacattacggcagacagcgtcccctttttacacattacggcagacagcgtcccctttttacacattacggcagacagcatccccctttttacacattgcggcagccagtccccctctttacacattccggcagacagcatccccctttttacacataagggcagacagtgtccccctttttacacattacggcagacagcgtcccgttttacacattacagcagacagcgcccccttttttacacagtacggcagacagcgtcctcctttttacacattgcggcagccagtcaccctttttacacattacggcagacagcgtccccctttttacacattgcggcagacagtccccatttttacacattacggcagaaaggatagagaaagaaaaagagagatacttaccatctccctgctgcagcagccccctctccttctgtaattGCTGCCCAACGCCGctttgaatgctgggatggaggaaccgcatcccagcattcacagcagcaccgggcagccaatatggaaggagagggggctgctgcagcggcacaactaccaattacatagcgctgctgctgctccagtccccctcccaccccctccttctccactgcccggCGCTGCTTTCTCCTCTCCAGTGCGGCgtacggcacacagcagaggcggcatgtaatgggtcaatttgactcattacatgccgctgagccctcagggcaactgcgctgtgtgccaggcacacctggcacacacgtaattACACTCCTGCTCCCCAAATCAGcgctgtacatgtgggtaagcgttgtcacgacccggcagggaattgttggagcgactctttctaaggtgcgtataagacactttttagaaagatcactcaagaaaaatggtctataaaaataaaataagaacgctTATGGCtgataaaaaccagcagccctcctgacatggactggctcctgccacacaccaaacaaaaaactgatttgcatgagccaggaggtggggctatagggatgggcccactgcatgctgggaggccaaaagctttgaccgtttggtgcaaatccgctgtcatgtcatcatatcccaatgttatcctgtggatattctgtggaccctgcaggagaaaaaactgttgcagcaactgggagagagttacataaaatgaggagctggtgcagctggttaatgagctggaggaaatcacaggatctatacagcagctgcagcaaataaagagtcaaaagttatcataatgctgattcaatggacctgtgtgaggctggccgggatgcagatgcaaaggagatcaaagctggtggtgaaggaaacctgcagagttccagcttagatgtggaaagCTGTGGAGGTAGCTCTCTAGGAAAAGGTAGATCTGATGGTGGgtgacaaagtgccagatgtggcagcttctaggtacacattgtggatctggtggtggctgtggtctctcagggtctggtctaggattggctaTCAACCATTGATGATCTGGAATTATTGATGGTctatacctgatgataactagttttaccatcaaaggaagagagccaggtagttacccgccatcgatagtagctgtgaagatactgggttccaaatcactcaggcacagtggtaaatgaaaaaccaacagtggttattgaacagaatgggctctaaccagctcagcacacctctgtaatccaattccacatgacaattcccaccacaaactcctgccagaacatcacttcttagtcaaggagcatagaatctctttcagctctctggttatatctacttatacccccagaagcttcatattacatggggtgtgtgtgacttctttgtctaaggatcttacagcattggaatacatattctaatcaaggtgattacatcagccagagagcaaccatgtctggtcagctcactgttggacaatagggagtaaacaaaaagggacaatgataCCTTATATGATTcatcctttgagtgtccactgtggtggtagtaaacaatagaaaactaggtctaacatgaatacattatccaaagggtaacagataacgtaacacaattgcatatattaatattaaggttgatttaaacacaatattgggtgagcagtaatggacatgttatggagaatgaggaaacagatgaatgtatagggatatggggataaaaaaagtacatatctgacatgagaaatgaggcatagctatattgtcacagacctctcatttcctcacagtagccatgggccagatgttatttcccatcatttacagacttctgccgctgcaccgagatgctaggctgtcagccagtagccctgcaccgctctggctcttacatatagtgtgctgtaccggctgggaatgggatgccccatccacctcactgacgtgacaggctcagatgtcagtcatgcagccccactgcacccactctctccgtactcatacatacatgcctttctgggagtgtctcgccctggttgtcagtgagacagtgtctctggcacagctgtgtaatcatgatgtgagtgtgtgtgctgagtagtgagtactgctagcagcaagtctcacagcttaactgcagtgtatcagtgtggtgggggtgggtgggggggggaaaggggttgctacaccaatgagtcaaggaatggagtagttgcatgggactcacacagcaggtggtgaaaagcttaaaaaggaggagtggttggaagggaaaggaactattttttatttattagcagtttcttatatagcgcagcatattccgttgcgctttacaattagaacaattatagaacaaaactgggcaaagacagacagaggtaggaaggccctgctcacaagctaacaatctatagggaaataggcattgatacacaaggatagatgctacctgtcacataatggttccccaggttgctaggttaatGGGTTGTATATATGATCCCcccgcaatgttggaagacaaaatgtgaggttatgtggactgtacagaggggatgtaactggatagggaagcattgaaggttatgtgtgtgggtcaggaatttggtaggcttgtctgaagagatgagttttcagagaacgtttaaaggtttggagactagaggagagtcttattgtgcgtgggagtgcattccacagagtgggtgatgcccgggtaaagtcctgtaattttgggtgggaacaggtaatacatttggatgagagacgcagatcttgtgcagagcggagaggtctggtagggagatattttgagattagtgaggagatgtatgatggtgcagtttggtaaatagccttgtatgtaagtaaaagtattttatatttgacacggtagaataccggtaacaaatggagggactgacagagcggataagcagatgaagaacgtctggcgaggaagattagccttgcagctgcatttaaaatggattgaagtggtgatagcctatgtttgggaagaccagtaaggagactattacaataatcaatgcgggagatgatgagtgcatggattagagtttttgcagtgtcttgtataagataagggcgtattttggatatgtttttaaggtgcatgtaacatgatttagagacagattgaatgtgtggaacaaaggacagttcagagtcgaggatgacacctaggcttgagcttgtggggtggatagttgcattgtcaacagttatagagatatcaggttggtaactactcttagccggtgggaaaataattaatttggttttggaaatgttgagtttgaggtggcgagatgacatccaagatgaaatggcagacaggcatccagtgacacgagccaatactggtggtgacaaatctggggaggataggtagatttgagtatcatcagcataaaaatgatactgaaatccaaaggagctgattagtttaccaagagaagaggtatagattgagaaaagcagaggacctaagactgagccttgcggtactccaactgatagaggtagagaagaggaggtagaatcagagaagtgaacactgaaagagccattagataggtagaatgagaaccaggagagggctgtgtcctgaagacctagagattgtagtatttgtatgagaagagagtggtcaacagtgtcataagcagcagagagatctagaagaatgagtagtgtgtaatggccttttgatctagcagtgactagatcattcactactttggtcagcgccatctctgtggagtgttgggcatgaaagcctgactgaagtgggtccaataagttgtgggagttaagaatgtgtgtgaggcgagtgtaggcaattctctcaagtagcttgaagggacctggtagctgagaaatgggacggtagttagagagtgtgtttgggtcagagttgtgtttttttagaatgggagtaatgactgcatgtttaaacaaagagggaaagataccagtagagagagagattacagattttagttaaggttgggataaacacaggagacaaggttttactgacctgtgagggtataggatcaagaggagaggtagtggagtaggaggatggaaagactgatgatacttcatcttcacttgtgggatcaaatgaagagaaagtgccagacggttcaggtagggaattgagcaggtcactggctgaggaagagcataccatttcatctcagattttatcaatcttatccttgaagtaggaagcaagttcttgtgcactgatagtagctagtgggggaggtgagggagggtaaagaagtgatttaaacgtATTAAAAAGTGGCTTGGGGttattggcatgataagagatgagagattggaaatatgtttgtttggcagtgtccagggcctgatgataggagtggtaggtagtcttatatgtgagaaagtcacttggattctgagatttacgccactgatgttctactttacgtgacagtttttgtaggtgtcttgttgatttagagtgccatggtaggcatctaagcctacgtggagtgtgatgggtagctggagccacttcatcaagggcactctctagggtctgctgCAGGTGTGAtatagcagtgtcaggtgtagtaaatgtagagattggtgagagcagttgttgcagggaAGTGGAAagctgttgaaaatgtatattggccctcattccgagttgatcggtcgcaaggcgaatttagcagagttgctcacgctaagccgccgcctactgggagtgtatcttagcatcttaaaattgcgaccgaagtattcgcaatattgcgattacaaactacttagcagtttcagagtagcttctgacttactcagcatctgcgatcagttcagtgcttgtcgttcctggtttgacgtcataaacactcccagcgttcgcccagacactcccccgtttctccggccactcctgcgttttttccggaaacggtagcgttttcaaccacacgcccataaaacgctgtgtttccgcccagtaacacccatttcctgtcaatcacactacgatcgccggtgcgaagaaaaagctgtgagtaaaaatactatcttcttagcaaaataacttggcgcagtcgcagtgcgaacattgcgcatgcatactaagcggattttcattgcgatgcgatgaaaaatacagagcgaacgactcggaatgagggccattgttagtatttctgtgggttagtaggttcagaagggattagtgagggtaaggactctcaagggaaattggagtgggatcccacatgTACCAaagtgggtaaagagcagcttttaggaaggaaataggtgagccagaccctgtggttgacccttctctaCCTCATGTGGGGTGGAactttggactctccagttcctcaggaggctgtggattctttctgcccactacctggtggttctgtggtcatctcaggccatgaacctcccagatgcctggcctccagataaatatgaaatggtcatggaggtggtcctgggctctgtacaggaggaggtggaacaagcaaaggaaagttttgacccttctgaaggggcaatggtggacattgcgaatggtgaagggaaggtttttgtgggtgaagagtgagttatgccatatatagcagaagcatgggtcttcagcctatatgatgtgccaccattaatgtggcttctgtcttgtccggccagcttgatttatgggctttgtcatttttataagcaggataaaggctgagttttttatttctgcagtagactagaataagcccagacagtccacttccattataccaccggaatgtgacggtcagtgaccaccgtgccatcacttacctgtatgcttatatgaaacagaatgatggaaaacttacacggtttctttacatcttttggggtccactccgagattagatattatggcgtaattactcagacgggaatataaaacagataaaaaaataaaagctataatgcaataattagatgcaaacaaaagcttttattatgaaatcatacaggggagtatccgcaccatatagatgtaacatacaacaaaccaccgcagatggaacccgggtgactctaatgcacatgataatgtacagggtatatatggataggatcttgtatcagaaaacactccatgtcaagatgagtgtctgcaacaagttaggtaaACTacaagaagtgaaaacacgttccaatggccgccatattgtcgtgcagcaatacagattgtggaaactggcattacacattcacatttacacaaagcacaagatacaaaataaacagcagaataaagacctaagcatttgggatgtattatttaggaagtaaatagaggtacattaatgaaaagtgtGAGTagcagtcatcagtctgcttgtgaaggtctctagagtggaggcctcttggactgtgcaaggcagtgagttccatggtcaaagctaaacgttcaacccataaatgaattacaggagattcttggtactgctggtaacagtccttcatctgtagaagccagcagggcagtaaggaggcagaagctgcttctagtaccttggaccatgtaatgttgggctgggaaggtcatttagctaattatgaaatagatttgtcatcttacaggcagccggtgaagggagtagagaatgggtgttatgaggcTGGAACGGGCTGGtcaggtaacagcttggctgctgcattctgtactagctgcaagatatagtgccctgaggaagcctatgagcgaaatgtgcattggcGTTAGGCTGATGTGTCTAATGTGCAATATATAAATGTTAGAAAAAGTGTCCGATCAAATGTGTGTACGTACATAGGAGAATGTGCCTCTGTTAACCTGCAGATAGCGTTACGACGAGCGGTGCAACTGCCCGCCCAGTCATAATACTATATGTGACTGGTAGAAATCTGAAATTAATTACTGCACTGATGAACATATAGTAGAAGTATTGATAATTAAGATCACAGGAGAAGGTGTTATTATTAGCCTGTATACAGTGTATCTAACGAGCGGTGCAACCGCTCGTCTCATTGTGAAACATATGTGATTGTTGGAAATTGGAAACTAATTACGGCACAGCCAAACTTGTAGCAGTATCTACACAGGAGAATGTGCTATTATTAGCCTGTATACAGTGTACCTGACGAGCGGTACAACCGCCCGTGCTACTGTAAAACATACGTGACTGTTAGAAATTAGAAACGAATTACAGTACTACCAAACTTACAGCAGTATCCTCAGGAATCAATAATCTCCATTGTGACATTTCACTGACGTGCTGCACCATAACAATCACTGCACTGCCAAACTTATAGGTGGAGTTTATAGCAATTAAAAACATAGGTGAATGTGTTATCATCAACCTGCATACAGCATACCAGATGAGCGGTGTAATTGCCTGTCTAATTGCAATAATATATACGACTGTTAGACACTTGAAAGCAATCACTGCACCGCTAAACATCTAGCAGGAGTACGCTTATTACCAAGTGTATAAGCATATGGATTGAGTTGGATCGAGATCTCTATTAATGAGAATGAGAACTGcgcaatattagcagcagaaagcAAGAATCCAACTATAGAGGCACTAACTGCAACTACAGATTGCACGGTGATATATTTAAATCGTGCACATCATATCAGATGGGGCGCTGGATGACCACATAGGAGTTATTGCTGGCCCAAATTACTGTGTCAACTGACTATCTTTGGATCTTTTCTGAGTCACAGATCACATGGGAAATTAAAGGTGGTGATTCAGCAGGACATTGTAGTGACAATAATATTTTATAGCAAATTCACAGTCCAGCTTGCCAATATTATTCAGGCAACTGTGCCTATATAGCACTTGATGTGGGTAATGTGACAACTTTGGGTGCTCTATTGAGTGACTTATCTCTTACCTCACATGTATCTTTTGCACTACAATAAAAGACACAATAAATCACCTTGAGTAAACGAACTCTGCAGGCATAATATGCAACACCCCAGGGATGGGATCGTGTGGAACCTGCAATAACTATTACAATATAGGATCTGTGTCTCTGTCTGAAATCATCTGTTAACCGACACACATTTACTATCATAATTATTAATACCATATTGCATCTGTGGAACACATCCCAGTAATGAGTATTATTGCAGTTAAATATTCACGTATTTCCCAGTAAGAACCTTTTATGTCAATATAACTCAGTGGGAACCAGTACGGTTTACGCACATTAGGACCATCTTATTACATAAATACAAAAGGCACTCGACACACCagctttgtttttaatctttattcacttaattttcattctttttcactttccttactatcttttattacttCGCTTGATTACAAATTTAAGGACAATACTAGTCTGATTAATATCCTTAATTAtacataaaattaataaatattaaGTGTGGCAATTTTGCCTATAAATACGAATAACATAGGGATTTTTTAACAATTTAtcaataaagaaaaatattttaatatattggatattgggttgtgtgcaccgcacaaaaaaaatgatttattttttctttcccctccctttGGGGATTTTACTTTATTCCTTGACCtaaatcagttggtagcacctaTAATTACCTTGAGAATGTCCCACGATTTATTCACTTAATTGTGATAGTGGTATTATTTAATATAAAGGTACCCCAAGTACATAAACTATCAGGACAGTTATATCCTGGTGCGGGTTACTCTCCAATTGGGAAGAGAATTTACTTTCTCCACCTTTTGGAAAACCTgaaagctctgtaattcttttgctgggtgacccaggtagatggcattgcagtagtctatgaacttctgagggaatcaagagcTTGATTCTGgttatggtccacagatggaagaatgaggatttgtatgtggcggatacctgatgtctgtgtcatccacataccaggacaacacaaagattcagcacacgtTCAGTATTTTGcgattctgaacaccaaagcataaatccagatggttggtaaagctgtagtcttgtcctttgtttgggagcttctattatgtttcacaaagactgagtcacagccaactggcatcatccacccctggcgctcagctagacaaccatttattggtattaggttctcagtacatggagcaaaaagcaggtcatctgcatagcagtggtagatcaggccatgacgtctgattatatcacccagtggtagcatgtatattttataaagcataggagatcggattcacccttgaggaacattggacgacagtgataattatactccagaagatgtaaatggtttcggacttgggtaatgtctaatatgttcaacaagagcagatttatttctctcacagcatgaaaatggcttctcatctgtgaaatcgctgatgtttaacaagaactgatttccgtgcaaaatatttcccacactcagaacaggattatggcttctcacctgtgtgactcctctgatgtctaacaagatgtgatgtcgatgaaaaacatttcccacagtcagaacaggaaaatggcttctcacctgtgtgacttctctgatgtgtaactaaatgtgatttgtgtgcaaaacatttcccacactcagaacaggaatacgtcttctcacctgtgtgacttctctgatgaataacaagatgtgatttccatgcaacacatttcccacactcagaacaggagtacggcttctcacctgtgtgacttctctgatgactaacaagttGTGATGTcgataaaaaacatttcccacactcagaacaggaatatggcttctcacctgtgtgacttctctgatgtataacaagagctggtttctgtgcaaaacatttcctacactcagaacaggagtacggcttctcacctgtgtgacttctctgatgactaacaagatgtgatgtcgataaaaaacatttcccacactcagaacaggaaaatggcttctcacctgtgtgacttctctgatgtgtaacaagatgtgatgtcaataaaaaacatttcccacactcagaacaggaaaatggcttctcacctgtgtgacttctctgatgtgtaacaagaactgatttacatgcaaaacatttcccacactcagaacaggaaaatggcctctcacctgtgtgacttctctcatgtctaacaagatatgatttatatgtaaaacatttcccacactcagaacaggaaaatggcctctcacctgtgtgagcatgctgatgaataacaaaatgtgatttgtatgcaaaacatttcccacactcagaacaggaatatggcttctcacctgtgtgacttctctgatgtgtagcaagaaatgatttatatgcgaaacatttcccacactcagaacaggaatacggcttctcacctgtgtgacttctctcatgtctaacaagatatgatttatatgtaaaacatttcccacactcagaacatggaaatggcccgtcccctgccttagctggctgatgggtaataggctttgtgttctgtgtaaaacatttggcatctatagaacaaggaaacactgtatctactgtcagagctgtaacagatgcaccaatatcagagtgatcaggagaacatttcccagtatcagagggatcagctgatagagctggatgaataattggggtaatggggttagctcctggagaatcctgtctactgtcatcatCTGTTATTTCAGAAtctagggataacattagatgtccttctgagatattcctgcttgtgtgtccatctgctggaaataaaatacattaatatatataatgagtagacaagacccagggtgttacaggatacaatatataattctataactgacatttttacctgtaatcattgcttttatgtttattaaaaaacaaaaaaagctaggatgcttagaatggagcttgatcaacactgaacgctcatgtgggattactagaggggacgtggatgctcatgtgggattactagaggtgacacggacactcacgtgggattactagaggtgacacggacgctcacgtgggattactagaggtgacacggacgctcacgtgggattactagaggagacagggacgctcacgtgggattactagaggtgacagggacgctcacgtgggattactagaggtgacagggacgctcacgtgggattactagaggtgacaaggacgctcacgtgggattactagaggtgacacggacgctcacgtgggattactagaggtgacacggatgctcacgtaggattactagaggtgacatggacgctcatgtggggttactagaggtgacatggacgctcatgtgggatcactagaggtgacacggatgctcatgtgggatcactagaggtgacatggacgctcatgtgggattactagaggtgacatggacgttcatgtggggttactagaggtgacatggacgctcacgtggggttactagaggtgacatggacgctcgcgtgggattactagaggtgacatggacgctcatgtggaatcactagaggtgacacggacgctcatgtgggatcactagaggtgacatggacgctcatgtggggttaatagaggtgacatggacgctcatgtggggttactagaggtgacatgggcgctcgtggggttactagaggtgacatggacgctcatgtggggttactagaggtgacatggacattcacgtggggttactagaggtga
This region includes:
- the LOC134983892 gene encoding oocyte zinc finger protein XlCOF22-like, whose translation is MLYTVTRKYRPFPSCTQSSAPGLLQSCTVVKKTSGECETPSSHSRVSRGLSRTKSPITVPPPHSLIHERHSDQKILELANKIIQLLTGEEGEYIEEHRGLYKDVMMENHRPLTSLDGPSNRDTPESCPRPLYSQDCTEEYHRTPQEDQVERLSDIKTDDIEGEEETYVTDIKAEDIEGEEEMYVTDIKAEDIEGEEETYVTDIKAEDIEGEEETYVTDIKVEDIEGEEETYVTDMKSEDIEGEEETYVRGDQQCKEEEIPTDISTADGHTSRNISEGHLMLSLDSEITDDDSRQDSPGANPITPIIHPALSADPSDTGKCSPDHSDIGASVTALTVDTVFPCSIDAKCFTQNTKPITHQPAKAGDGPFPCSECGKCFTYKSYLVRHERSHTGEKPYSCSECGKCFAYKSFLATHQRSHTGEKPYSCSECGKCFAYKSHFVIHQHAHTGERPFSCSECGKCFTYKSYLVRHERSHTGERPFSCSECGKCFACKSVLVTHQRSHTGEKPFSCSECGKCFLLTSHLVTHQRSHTGEKPFSCSECGKCFLSTSHLVSHQRSHTGEKPYSCSECRKCFAQKPALVIHQRSHTGEKPYSCSECGKCFLSTSQLVSHQRSHTGEKPYSCSECGKCVAWKSHLVIHQRSHTGEKTYSCSECGKCFAHKSHLVTHQRSHTGEKPFSCSDCGKCFSSTSHLVRHQRSHTGEKP